From Bradyrhizobium sp. NDS-1, the proteins below share one genomic window:
- a CDS encoding MmcB family DNA repair protein produces MDNTARITLVPPPDRRQSETALAVARGTARLLRSLGFSCISELPLPSGRRADLVALNERGEIWIVEIKSSVEDLRADQKWHEYRAHCDRLYFAFTQDLPCEIFPEDTGLIVADAYGAHMHCEAPEHKLAAATRKQMTVRFGMAAALRINRLVDPQGHADFWE; encoded by the coding sequence ATGGACAACACCGCCCGCATCACGCTCGTGCCGCCACCCGATCGCCGCCAGTCGGAGACGGCGCTCGCGGTCGCGCGCGGCACGGCGCGGCTCCTACGTTCGCTCGGCTTCTCCTGCATCAGCGAATTGCCGCTGCCCTCGGGCCGGCGTGCCGATCTCGTGGCGCTGAACGAGCGCGGCGAGATATGGATCGTCGAGATCAAGTCGTCGGTGGAGGATCTGCGCGCCGATCAGAAATGGCACGAATACCGCGCCCATTGCGACCGGCTGTACTTCGCCTTCACGCAGGACCTGCCGTGCGAGATCTTTCCGGAAGACACCGGCCTGATCGTCGCGGATGCCTATGGCGCGCACATGCATTGCGAGGCGCCCGAGCACAAGCTCGCGGCCGCCACGCGCAAGCAGATGACGGTGCGGTTTGGAATGGCGGCAGCCTTGCGCATCAACCGCCTGGTCGACCCGCAGGGGCACGCGGATTTTTGGGAGTAG
- a CDS encoding ABC transporter ATP-binding protein, with protein MTENDKASSRPTVAERSPSAAITVDHLVKVYKQTRAVDDISFSLPRGSITGLLGGNGAGKTTTIAMIMGLVLPTSGRVQVLGHRMPEESAAVLGRMNFESPYVDMPMRLTVRQNLTVFGKLYAVKHLAGRIKELADDLDLTDFIDRANGKLSAGQKTRVALAKALINRPELLLLDEPTASLDPDTADWVRAHLERYRKENNATILLASHNMLEVERLCDRVIIMKRGRIEDDDTPEAIMARYNRTTLEEVFLDVARGRVNGVKEGVR; from the coding sequence ATGACCGAGAATGACAAGGCTTCAAGTCGGCCGACTGTCGCGGAGCGCAGCCCGTCCGCGGCGATCACGGTCGATCATCTCGTCAAGGTCTACAAGCAGACCCGCGCCGTCGACGATATCTCGTTTTCGCTGCCGCGCGGCAGCATCACCGGCCTTCTGGGCGGCAACGGCGCCGGCAAGACCACGACCATCGCGATGATCATGGGCCTGGTGCTGCCGACCTCCGGCCGCGTCCAGGTGCTCGGTCATCGGATGCCCGAGGAGAGCGCGGCCGTGCTGGGGCGGATGAACTTCGAGAGCCCCTATGTCGACATGCCGATGCGGCTCACGGTCCGGCAGAACCTGACCGTGTTCGGCAAGCTCTATGCGGTGAAGCACCTCGCCGGCCGCATCAAGGAGCTCGCCGACGATCTCGATCTCACCGATTTCATCGATCGCGCCAACGGCAAACTGTCCGCCGGGCAGAAGACCCGCGTCGCGCTTGCGAAAGCGCTGATCAACCGGCCCGAACTGCTGCTCCTGGACGAGCCGACCGCCTCGCTCGACCCCGATACCGCCGACTGGGTGCGGGCGCATCTGGAGCGCTATCGCAAGGAGAACAACGCCACCATTCTGCTGGCTTCGCACAACATGCTCGAGGTCGAGCGGCTCTGCGACCGCGTCATCATCATGAAGCGCGGCCGCATCGAGGACGACGACACGCCGGAGGCCATCATGGCGCGTTACAACCGCACCACGCTGGAGGAGGTGTTTCTGGACGTCGCGCGCGGCCGCGTGAACGGGGTCAAGGAGGGGGTGAGGTGA
- a CDS encoding ABC transporter permease yields the protein MTDVSLHRGISVHRIGAMILRYWYLLMSSWPRLLELLYWPALQVITWGFLQLYIAENANFFARAGGTLIGAVILWDILFRGQLGFSISFLEEMWARNIGNLMMSPLKPIEFLLSLMVMSLIRLAIGIVPMTLLALFLFHFNVYALGLPLIAFFCNLIFTSWSVGIFVSGLVLRNGLGAESIVWTLMFAILPLACVYYPVSVLPAFLQYVAWALPPTYVFEGMRALLMQTFRTDLMLGALALNAALLVASFAAFLALLRSAKLNGSLLSGGE from the coding sequence ATGACCGACGTCTCCCTCCATCGCGGCATCTCCGTCCATCGCATCGGCGCGATGATCCTGCGCTATTGGTACCTGCTGATGTCGTCGTGGCCGCGGCTGCTCGAGCTGCTGTACTGGCCGGCACTGCAGGTCATCACCTGGGGCTTCCTCCAGCTCTACATCGCCGAGAACGCCAATTTCTTCGCGCGCGCCGGCGGCACGCTGATCGGCGCGGTCATCCTCTGGGACATCCTGTTCCGCGGCCAGCTCGGCTTCTCCATCTCGTTCCTGGAGGAGATGTGGGCGCGCAACATCGGCAACCTCATGATGAGCCCGCTGAAGCCGATCGAGTTTCTGCTGTCGCTGATGGTGATGAGCCTGATCCGGCTCGCGATCGGGATCGTTCCGATGACGCTGCTCGCCCTGTTCCTGTTTCACTTCAACGTCTATGCGCTCGGCCTGCCGTTGATCGCGTTCTTCTGCAATCTGATCTTCACGAGCTGGTCGGTCGGCATCTTCGTGTCGGGTCTCGTGCTGCGCAACGGCCTCGGCGCGGAGAGCATCGTCTGGACCCTGATGTTCGCGATCCTGCCGCTGGCCTGCGTCTATTATCCCGTCAGCGTGCTGCCGGCCTTTTTGCAGTACGTCGCCTGGGCGCTGCCGCCGACCTACGTCTTCGAAGGGATGCGCGCGCTTCTCATGCAGACCTTCAGGACCGATCTGATGCTCGGCGCGTTGGCCCTCAACGCGGCCCTTCTGGTTGCATCTTTTGCAGCATTCCTTGCCCTTTTACGCAGCGCCAAGCTGAACGGCTCGCTGCTGTCGGGCGGCGAATAA
- a CDS encoding M48 family metallopeptidase, with product MICFCAERFPWRRLWQNPGALLPPGLTDMATRALLYRRPHEPKTLVITHGSQFFAIRLRRHRRARRYTLRIHPSDREAILTMPPRGTLAEAKDFAQRHGAWIAARLGRLPKAAPFQPGTVIPLRGTPHRIVHRAGTRGTVWTETRDSGERVLCVAGGLEHVDRRVGDFLKREARRDLQRSAEAYAAELGVRVKRLSIRDQSSRWGSCTSAGSLSFSWRLILAPPFVLDYLAAHEVAHLVEMNHSARFWRVCGKVCPSMERAKKWLDTYGNDLHRYGVED from the coding sequence ATGATTTGTTTTTGCGCCGAGCGCTTTCCCTGGCGGCGGTTATGGCAGAATCCGGGCGCCCTCCTGCCCCCCGGACTGACAGACATGGCTACCCGCGCACTCCTTTATCGTCGGCCCCACGAACCGAAGACCCTCGTCATCACCCACGGATCGCAATTTTTTGCCATCCGATTGCGCCGGCACAGACGTGCGCGCCGCTACACACTCAGAATTCATCCGAGCGACCGCGAAGCCATCCTCACCATGCCGCCACGCGGCACGCTGGCCGAAGCAAAGGACTTCGCGCAGCGTCACGGTGCGTGGATCGCCGCCCGTCTCGGTCGCTTGCCGAAGGCGGCGCCGTTCCAGCCGGGCACGGTGATACCGCTGCGCGGCACGCCGCATCGCATCGTTCACCGCGCCGGCACGCGCGGTACGGTGTGGACCGAGACGCGCGACAGCGGGGAGCGCGTTCTCTGCGTTGCCGGCGGGCTCGAACATGTCGATCGCCGCGTCGGTGACTTCCTCAAGCGCGAGGCGCGTCGCGATCTTCAGCGCTCGGCGGAAGCCTACGCGGCCGAGCTTGGCGTCAGGGTCAAGCGCCTGTCGATCCGCGACCAGTCCAGCCGCTGGGGTTCGTGCACCTCTGCGGGATCGCTGTCGTTCTCCTGGCGCCTGATCCTCGCGCCGCCCTTCGTGCTCGACTACCTCGCCGCGCATGAGGTTGCCCATCTCGTCGAGATGAACCACTCAGCGCGGTTCTGGCGCGTCTGCGGCAAGGTCTGTCCGTCGATGGAACGCGCCAAGAAGTGGCTCGACACCTACGGCAACGATCTGCACCGGTACGGCGTCGAGGATTAG
- a CDS encoding alpha-amylase family glycosyl hydrolase, protein MAHGNENWWRDGIFYQIYPRSFQDSNGDGVGDLAGILRRLPYVKSLGVDAIWLSPIFPSPMADFGYDISDYTGIEPLFGTMEDFDALIAAAHDNGLKLILDLVPNHTSDQHSWFVESRASRDNPKRDWYIWRDPAPDGGVPNNWLSEFGGSAWQYDETTGQYYYHAFLAQQPDLNWRNPDVRNAIYDVMRFWLEKGVDGFRVDVIWHLIKDAEFRDNPPNPHYVQGRPPNERIMTQYSTDQPEVHDVIAQMRRVTDEYGARVLIGEIYLPLHRLMAYYGNDLTGAQMPFNFALLSTFWSARSIETIIEDYEKALPRGAWPNWVLGNHDRPRVASRVGPEQARVAAMLLLTLRGTPTLYYGDEIGMHQVAIAPEDVRDPFEKNVPGIGVGRDGCRTPMQWDSSQFGGFSGVRPWLPLPEHHVRDNVVNLEADARSILNLYKRLIGLRQSCPPLVAGDYHPIAAQGDLLIYRREAEGKAMIVALNLGPDPVAVTTSAIRFGSSILLSTFLDREGERIEGVLDLRGNEGVIVAPP, encoded by the coding sequence ATGGCTCACGGCAACGAAAACTGGTGGCGCGACGGCATCTTCTACCAGATCTACCCGCGCTCCTTTCAGGACTCCAACGGTGACGGCGTCGGCGATCTCGCCGGCATCTTGCGGCGGCTGCCCTATGTGAAATCGCTTGGGGTCGATGCGATCTGGCTGTCACCGATCTTTCCCTCGCCAATGGCCGATTTCGGCTATGACATCTCCGACTATACCGGCATCGAGCCGCTGTTCGGCACGATGGAAGACTTCGATGCGTTGATCGCTGCCGCCCACGACAATGGCCTGAAGTTGATCCTCGACCTCGTGCCGAACCACACCTCCGACCAGCATTCCTGGTTCGTCGAAAGCCGCGCCTCGCGCGACAATCCCAAGCGCGACTGGTACATCTGGCGCGATCCCGCGCCCGACGGCGGCGTGCCGAACAACTGGCTGTCCGAGTTCGGCGGCAGTGCGTGGCAGTACGACGAGACCACCGGCCAATATTACTATCACGCCTTCCTGGCCCAGCAGCCGGACCTGAACTGGCGCAATCCCGACGTCCGCAACGCGATCTACGACGTGATGCGGTTCTGGCTCGAGAAGGGCGTCGACGGCTTTCGCGTCGACGTGATCTGGCACCTGATCAAGGACGCCGAATTCCGCGACAACCCGCCAAATCCGCATTACGTCCAGGGCCGGCCGCCGAACGAAAGGATCATGACGCAATATTCCACGGATCAGCCGGAGGTGCACGACGTGATCGCGCAGATGCGGCGCGTCACCGATGAGTATGGCGCGCGCGTCTTGATCGGCGAGATCTATCTGCCGCTGCATCGTCTGATGGCCTATTACGGCAACGACCTCACCGGCGCGCAGATGCCGTTCAATTTCGCGCTGCTCTCGACGTTCTGGAGCGCCCGTTCGATCGAGACGATCATCGAGGATTACGAGAAGGCGCTGCCGCGCGGCGCCTGGCCGAACTGGGTGCTCGGCAACCACGATCGCCCGCGTGTTGCGAGCCGCGTCGGGCCGGAACAGGCCCGGGTCGCCGCCATGCTGCTGCTGACGCTGCGCGGCACGCCGACTCTTTATTACGGAGACGAGATCGGCATGCACCAGGTGGCCATCGCGCCGGAGGATGTCCGCGATCCCTTCGAGAAGAACGTGCCCGGGATCGGCGTCGGCCGTGACGGCTGCCGCACGCCGATGCAATGGGATTCCTCGCAATTCGGCGGCTTCTCCGGGGTGCGGCCATGGCTGCCGCTGCCGGAGCATCATGTGCGTGACAACGTCGTCAATCTCGAAGCGGATGCGCGCTCGATCCTCAACCTCTACAAGCGCCTGATCGGCTTGCGGCAGAGCTGTCCGCCGCTGGTCGCGGGCGATTATCATCCGATCGCGGCGCAAGGTGATCTTCTGATCTATCGCCGTGAGGCCGAGGGCAAGGCGATGATCGTGGCGCTCAATCTCGGCCCCGATCCCGTCGCGGTGACCACCAGCGCCATCCGCTTCGGTAGCAGCATATTGCTGTCGACGTTCCTAGATCGCGAAGGGGAGCGGATCGAGGGCGTGCTGGATTTGCGCGGCAACGAAGGCGTGATCGTCGCGCCGCCGTAG
- a CDS encoding ActS/PrrB/RegB family redox-sensitive histidine kinase, translating into MTELAASNFRHAQRHIRLDTILRLRWLAVLGQLAAIFIVAQGLEFNVEIVPCVSIIALSAALNLGLQTAANPMHRLEPIQAAGLLALNIVELAGLLFFTGGLQNPFSFLFLAPVLISATALPARFTFGLGLLAVTCASILFFFHLPLPWDSDDPLVLPPIYLLGVWLSIALAIGVTSLYSFQVTEEARKLADALAATELVLTREQHLTQLDGLAAAAAHELGTPLATIFLISRELEKTVKDAAFAADLKTLREQTQRCRDILSKITQLSSIGAPFDRMKMSELIEEVVAPHRDFGVDIKVRIAVTAAAEPVGSRNPAILYGIGNIVENAVDFARTTVEVNAWWNKDHIELLISDDGPGIPPDILNRIGEPYLSRRRGHDDGSGERRGLGLGVFIARTLLERTGAKVSFTNRIFPEHGAVVQITWPRQRFETIETLEETIG; encoded by the coding sequence ATGACCGAACTTGCCGCCTCCAACTTCCGCCATGCACAGCGGCATATCCGCCTGGACACGATCCTGCGGCTGCGCTGGCTCGCGGTGCTGGGCCAGCTCGCCGCGATCTTCATCGTGGCGCAGGGGCTGGAGTTCAACGTCGAGATCGTCCCCTGCGTCAGCATCATCGCCCTGTCGGCGGCGCTCAATCTGGGGCTCCAGACCGCGGCCAATCCGATGCACCGGCTGGAGCCGATCCAGGCTGCCGGCCTGCTCGCGTTGAACATCGTGGAACTGGCTGGTCTGTTGTTCTTCACCGGGGGTTTGCAGAACCCGTTCTCGTTCCTGTTCCTCGCGCCGGTGCTGATCTCGGCCACGGCGCTGCCGGCGCGCTTCACGTTCGGCCTCGGCCTGCTCGCCGTGACCTGTGCCTCGATCCTGTTCTTCTTCCACCTGCCGCTGCCCTGGGATTCCGACGATCCGCTGGTGCTGCCGCCGATCTATCTGCTCGGCGTCTGGCTCTCGATCGCGCTCGCGATCGGCGTCACCAGTCTCTACTCGTTCCAGGTGACGGAAGAGGCGCGCAAGCTCGCTGACGCGCTGGCCGCCACCGAACTCGTGCTGACGCGCGAGCAGCACCTCACTCAGCTCGACGGGCTCGCAGCCGCAGCCGCGCACGAACTCGGCACGCCGCTCGCCACGATCTTCCTGATCTCGCGCGAGCTGGAAAAGACGGTGAAGGACGCCGCTTTTGCCGCCGATCTGAAGACCCTGCGCGAGCAGACCCAGCGCTGCCGCGACATCCTGAGCAAGATCACCCAACTCTCCTCCATCGGCGCGCCGTTCGACCGCATGAAGATGTCGGAGCTGATCGAGGAGGTGGTGGCCCCGCACCGCGATTTCGGCGTCGACATCAAGGTGCGGATCGCGGTGACCGCCGCGGCCGAGCCGGTCGGCTCGCGCAATCCGGCCATCCTCTACGGCATCGGCAACATCGTCGAGAACGCGGTCGACTTCGCCCGCACCACCGTCGAGGTGAATGCCTGGTGGAACAAGGACCACATCGAACTTCTGATATCCGACGACGGTCCCGGCATTCCGCCCGATATCCTTAACCGGATTGGCGAGCCCTATCTGTCGCGGCGACGCGGCCATGATGATGGCAGCGGCGAGCGGCGCGGCCTCGGTTTGGGCGTGTTCATCGCGCGCACCTTGCTGGAACGGACCGGCGCCAAGGTCTCGTTTACCAACCGGATCTTCCCGGAACACGGTGCCGTGGTCCAGATCACGTGGCCGCGACAGCGATTTGAGACTATCGAGACGCTCGAAGAAACAATAGGATAG
- a CDS encoding alpha-amylase family protein — MIDDLWYKNGVIYCLSVGSYMDANGDGIGDFKGLLRRLDYLHGLGITTIWLMPFQSSPGRDDGYDIADYYSVDPRYGTLGDFVEFTHGCKQRGIRIIIDLVVNHTSDQHHWFKEARRDKNSPYRDWYVWSDKKPAGANKGMVFPGVQKSTWTRDKEAGAYYFHRFYDFQPDLNTSNPYVQAEILKIMGFWIQLGVSGFRMDAVPFVIATKGAKVKNPVEQYDMLRAFREFLQWRQGDAIILAEANVLPKTDMEYFGHDADRMHMMFNFHVNQHLFYALASADSRPLAKALKATKPRPATAQWGLFLRNHDELDLGRLTKAQRDAVFKSFGPDKDMQLYDRGIRRRLAPMLGGDRRRLELAYSLMCTLPGTPVIRYGDEIAMGDDLSLPERNCARTPMQWSTEPHGGFTKSNKPACPVIDKGPYGYPHVNVAKQRRDPNSMLNWTERIVRMRKEVPEVGWGDFAIIPTRDPAVFIMRYDWRNNSVLFVHNLDEKPREIAFSTGLSGEAGARLINLLAEDHSHADKRGQHRIVLEPYGYRWYRIGGLDYLLKRSDIDKNTAGNKHPG; from the coding sequence ATGATCGACGATCTCTGGTACAAGAACGGCGTGATCTACTGCCTGTCCGTCGGCTCCTACATGGACGCCAACGGCGACGGCATCGGTGATTTCAAGGGCCTGCTGCGCCGGCTCGACTATCTGCACGGCCTCGGCATCACCACGATCTGGCTGATGCCGTTCCAGTCCTCGCCGGGCCGCGACGATGGCTACGACATCGCGGATTATTACAGCGTCGATCCCCGCTACGGCACGCTCGGCGATTTCGTCGAGTTCACCCATGGCTGCAAGCAGCGCGGTATCCGGATCATCATCGATCTCGTCGTCAATCATACCTCGGACCAGCATCACTGGTTCAAGGAAGCGCGGCGCGACAAGAACTCGCCCTATCGCGACTGGTATGTCTGGTCCGACAAGAAGCCGGCCGGCGCCAACAAGGGCATGGTGTTTCCAGGCGTGCAGAAATCGACCTGGACGCGGGACAAGGAGGCAGGCGCGTACTACTTCCATCGTTTCTACGATTTCCAGCCCGACCTCAACACGTCGAACCCGTACGTGCAGGCGGAAATTCTCAAGATCATGGGCTTCTGGATCCAGCTCGGCGTCTCCGGCTTCCGCATGGATGCCGTGCCCTTCGTCATCGCGACCAAGGGCGCAAAGGTGAAGAATCCGGTCGAGCAGTACGACATGCTGCGCGCGTTCCGCGAATTCCTGCAATGGCGGCAGGGCGACGCCATCATCCTCGCCGAGGCCAACGTGCTGCCCAAGACGGACATGGAGTATTTCGGCCACGACGCCGACCGCATGCACATGATGTTCAACTTCCACGTCAACCAGCATCTGTTCTATGCGCTGGCCTCCGCGGATTCGCGCCCGCTGGCGAAGGCGCTGAAGGCGACCAAGCCGCGGCCGGCGACGGCGCAATGGGGCCTGTTCCTGCGCAATCACGACGAGCTCGATCTCGGCCGCCTGACCAAGGCGCAGCGCGATGCCGTGTTCAAATCGTTCGGCCCCGACAAGGACATGCAGCTCTACGATCGCGGCATTCGCCGCCGCCTCGCGCCGATGCTGGGCGGCGACCGCAGGCGGCTCGAGCTCGCCTACAGCCTGATGTGCACGCTGCCGGGAACGCCCGTGATCCGCTATGGCGACGAGATCGCGATGGGCGACGACCTCTCGCTTCCAGAGCGCAATTGCGCGCGCACGCCGATGCAATGGTCCACCGAGCCGCACGGCGGCTTCACCAAGAGCAACAAGCCAGCCTGCCCTGTCATCGACAAGGGACCGTACGGCTATCCGCACGTCAACGTCGCAAAGCAGCGGCGCGATCCCAACTCCATGCTGAACTGGACCGAGCGCATCGTTCGGATGCGGAAGGAAGTGCCGGAGGTCGGCTGGGGCGATTTCGCTATCATCCCGACGCGCGATCCCGCCGTGTTCATCATGCGCTACGACTGGCGCAACAATTCGGTGCTGTTCGTGCACAATCTCGACGAGAAGCCGCGCGAGATCGCGTTCTCGACGGGCCTGTCAGGCGAGGCCGGCGCACGGCTGATCAATCTGCTCGCGGAAGACCACAGCCATGCCGACAAGCGCGGCCAGCACCGCATCGTGCTGGAACCTTACGGCTATCGCTGGTACCGGATCGGCGGGCTGGACTATCTCTTGAAGCGGAGTGACATCGACAAGAACACTGCGGGCAACAAGCATCCGGGGTGA
- a CDS encoding MBL fold metallo-hydrolase has protein sequence MTEQNDTKAKAGAIIVPVTLFEQNCTIIWDEPSKKAVVIDPGGDVPKILDAIKQTGVTVEKIWLTHGHIDHVGGAADLRDALKVPIEGPHEADKFLLDNVVESGARFGMTGVRNFAPDRWLEEGDSVSIGDLTFEIFHCPGHSPGSVVFFNKDLRFAHVGDVLFAGSVGRTDLPGGSHATLINSIKSKLLPLGDDVGFICGHGAGSSIGQERMTNPFITGEM, from the coding sequence ATGACCGAGCAAAACGATACCAAAGCCAAGGCGGGAGCGATCATCGTTCCCGTGACGCTGTTCGAGCAGAACTGCACCATCATCTGGGACGAGCCTTCCAAGAAAGCCGTGGTGATCGATCCCGGCGGGGACGTGCCGAAGATCCTTGACGCGATCAAGCAGACCGGTGTCACCGTGGAGAAGATCTGGTTGACCCACGGCCATATCGACCATGTCGGCGGTGCGGCGGACTTGCGCGACGCACTGAAGGTGCCGATCGAGGGGCCGCACGAGGCGGACAAATTCCTGCTCGACAATGTCGTGGAGAGCGGCGCGCGTTTCGGCATGACCGGGGTGCGCAACTTCGCGCCGGACCGCTGGCTCGAGGAGGGCGACAGCGTCTCGATCGGCGACCTCACGTTCGAGATCTTCCACTGCCCCGGCCATTCGCCCGGCAGCGTGGTGTTCTTCAACAAGGACTTGCGTTTTGCCCATGTCGGCGACGTGCTATTCGCCGGCTCGGTCGGACGCACGGATTTGCCCGGCGGCAGCCACGCGACATTGATTAACTCGATCAAGTCCAAGCTCTTGCCGCTCGGCGACGATGTCGGCTTCATCTGCGGCCATGGCGCCGGCTCGAGCATCGGCCAGGAGCGGATGACCAATCCGTTCATTACCGGCGAGATGTGA
- a CDS encoding polyhydroxyalkanoate depolymerase — MPIGEFGGAPPLAAEGSPVLTTPMYWMYEMAHASLNPARAVTDATKLLFQNPLNPWARTEVGKSVAAACELFERTTRRYGKPEWGLNDTEVNGIRVPIEIRSVWEKPFCRLLYFDRKFTRPLRSPQPRVLIVAPMSGHYATLLRGTVEAFLPAHEVYITDWADARMVPLSDGRFDLDDYIDYVIEMLHVLGGNTHVIAVCQPSVPVVAAVSVMEARRDPFVPTSMTLMGGPIDTRRNPTAVNNLAQERGIDWFRNHVITKVPFPHPGMMRDVYPGFLQLNGFISMNLDRHMDAHKQLFAHLVKGDGDLVDKHREFYDEYLAVMDLSAEYYLQTVDTVFVKHSLPKGEMTHRGTRVDPSKVTRVALMTVEGENDDISGLGQTEATHALCSSIPDHRRVHYVQKGVGHYGVFNGSRFRSEIVPRIHDFMVSAANPSSLQARAAE, encoded by the coding sequence ATGCCGATTGGTGAGTTTGGCGGCGCGCCGCCCCTGGCGGCCGAAGGCAGTCCGGTTCTGACGACGCCGATGTACTGGATGTACGAGATGGCGCACGCCTCTCTCAATCCGGCGCGTGCGGTCACTGACGCGACCAAGCTGCTGTTCCAGAATCCGCTCAATCCCTGGGCGCGCACCGAAGTCGGCAAGTCGGTCGCCGCGGCCTGCGAATTGTTCGAGCGGACCACGCGCCGTTACGGCAAGCCGGAATGGGGTCTCAACGACACCGAGGTCAACGGCATCCGCGTCCCGATCGAGATCCGCTCGGTTTGGGAAAAGCCGTTCTGCCGGCTGCTCTACTTCGACCGCAAATTCACCCGTCCGCTGCGCAGCCCGCAGCCGCGCGTGCTGATCGTGGCGCCGATGTCCGGCCATTATGCGACGCTGCTCCGCGGCACGGTGGAGGCTTTCCTGCCCGCGCATGAGGTCTACATCACCGACTGGGCTGATGCCCGCATGGTGCCGCTCAGCGACGGCCGCTTCGATCTCGACGATTACATCGACTACGTCATCGAGATGCTGCACGTTCTCGGCGGCAACACCCACGTCATCGCGGTGTGCCAGCCCTCGGTGCCCGTCGTCGCCGCCGTCTCGGTCATGGAAGCGCGACGCGATCCGTTCGTGCCGACCTCGATGACGCTGATGGGCGGCCCGATCGACACCCGCCGCAATCCGACCGCGGTGAACAATCTCGCCCAGGAGCGCGGCATCGACTGGTTCCGCAACCACGTCATCACCAAGGTGCCGTTCCCGCATCCGGGCATGATGCGTGACGTTTATCCGGGATTCTTGCAGCTCAACGGCTTCATCAGCATGAATCTCGACCGGCATATGGACGCCCACAAGCAGCTTTTTGCCCATCTGGTGAAGGGCGACGGCGACCTCGTCGACAAGCATCGCGAATTCTACGACGAGTATCTCGCGGTGATGGACCTCTCCGCCGAATATTACCTGCAGACGGTCGACACCGTGTTCGTGAAGCACTCGCTGCCGAAGGGCGAGATGACCCATCGCGGAACACGCGTCGATCCCTCCAAGGTCACGCGCGTGGCGTTGATGACGGTCGAAGGCGAGAACGACGACATCTCCGGTCTCGGCCAGACCGAAGCAACGCACGCCTTGTGCAGCTCGATCCCGGATCATCGCCGCGTCCATTACGTCCAGAAGGGCGTCGGACATTACGGCGTGTTCAACGGCTCGCGCTTCAGGTCGGAAATCGTGCCGCGGATCCATGACTTCATGGTTTCGGCCGCGAATCCGAGCTCGTTGCAGGCGCGCGCCGCCGAATAG
- a CDS encoding ActR/PrrA/RegA family redox response regulator transcription factor — protein sequence MNAIAELNEQADRSLLIVEDDKPFLERLSRAMETRGFAVTSCDTVSDGLAQIGRAAPAFAVVDLRLGDGNGLDVVSALKKKRPDARAIVLTGYGNIATAVTAVKMGAIDYLSKPADADDVVAALLSTSAEKSELPTNPMSADRVRWEHIQRIYEMCNRNVSETARRLNMHRRTLQRILAKRAPR from the coding sequence TTGAACGCCATCGCCGAACTGAACGAACAGGCCGACCGCTCGCTGCTCATCGTGGAGGACGACAAGCCGTTCCTGGAGCGGTTGTCGCGCGCCATGGAAACGCGCGGCTTTGCGGTGACGTCATGCGATACCGTCTCGGACGGTCTTGCGCAGATCGGCAGGGCGGCGCCCGCATTCGCCGTGGTGGATCTGCGGCTCGGCGACGGCAACGGCCTCGACGTGGTCTCTGCGCTGAAGAAGAAGCGCCCGGATGCGCGCGCGATCGTGCTGACCGGCTACGGCAACATTGCCACCGCCGTCACCGCGGTGAAGATGGGCGCGATCGATTATCTCTCCAAGCCCGCGGATGCCGACGACGTCGTCGCGGCGCTGCTGTCGACGAGCGCGGAGAAGTCCGAGCTGCCGACCAACCCGATGTCGGCCGACCGCGTGCGCTGGGAGCACATCCAGCGCATCTACGAGATGTGCAACCGCAACGTCTCGGAAACGGCACGGCGGCTGAACATGCACCGGCGCACGCTGCAGCGCATTTTGGCGAAGCGCGCGCCAAGGTAA